The DNA sequence AGGGGCAGTGCATGGGGGTCCAGGTGTGCCCCATGCCCTTGTTAGGGTGATGGGGGCTCCAGGTGTGCCCCATCCCCTCAGGAAGACCCGGCCACCACGAGGAGGGGATGCAGAGGACCCCCACCCAAGTTCTTCGGGGTTCCTGggctcagcagcctgcaggtTTGGCCGTGCTGCTAGCGAAGACCTATCTTCAAGCACCTGCAGGTACGAGCAAtgtggggcagctctggggtCAGGAATTTGGGTGGGTTATGGGGAAGGGGCGAGTTTTAACCATGGGGCTTGCAGGGAGCGTTGCTTTCCGAAAAAGTGCCGTTTCCTGCCGCTGCTTCGTGCGTTTTCATGTCTGTAATTAGTGCTTggtgctgcctggctgtggggcagTTAGCTTTGGGGTATCAGTGGGGTTTTAGTGTCTGTGCTGCTTGGGtttctgctgccactgctgggtTATGTTGTCTCTCTGTCAGCACCAGGTGGcatttttagcttgttttaaGCTGAGTAACAGCAAAACACCCGGCCCTGCTGTTGCTGGTGTCAGTTTTGCTGGCTGGGGAGCGTGCTCCAGGGCTGGAGGTTTTTGGAAACGGAAGCTCTCGATTATGGACGGGGACCCTGCAGATCTGGGCAGATGGGGGGAGCGAGGCAGTTTCCTCCTGAAACTCCGTGAGATTCCCATCAAACGAGCACGTGCAACCTCAGAGGGGAAGCTGTGCTTTGATGCTCTCGTTAACGGATATCTTCGTTAATGAACGTAAGGGGAAAAGCCGGCTGGGTGCGTGCTTGTTCCTTTTCCCACATGCCTCGATGGGGCTGGCAGGCGGCATCGCCTCTCCCGCCGGGCTCAGCGGCGGTGCCAGGTGAGCAGCCTGGGTTGCAGGGCAAAATTAATTGTGCTAATTAGCTGGGCGACAGCAGGGTGCCTCAGTGGGCAGTGAGGTGAGGAGGTGCggagggcaggggggctgcagtAGCCTCCCTGGCTCTTGTCGGTGTCCGTGGAGGTGCGTGGAGCCTTTGTGCTCCGCATCTGTGACAATGAGGCCAGCTCTGGCCTTTTATTGGGACCCCCTGAGGTTACTGTGctatgaataaattatttggtAGATGGGCTGCGGAGCTGCAAGCCTGGAAAATGGGAAGAaggctccttcctcctcttcctgcaaAGGGAGGTTTGGTTCTGGTGTTCCCACCTGCTGCGAGCATCCCGAGGCCGAGCAGGTAGAAGCTGATGGCACTTCACGCCTTTGCTTCGTCCggccctgctgtgctggtggggtttggggttttgcaGTGCTCCCCTCCCCCTGTCCCTCCATGGACCGTGTTGGGTTTCAGGGGCCTCCTGCTcgggcagcagcctctgcttttGTTCCTGAGCCCAGCCATGGCCAGCAAAGTGTCTCCGTGTGCTGGTGAAACCCCCTGGCAGTGGCTGAGCTGGCCCTGCCTGGGGGGGACCCAAAATAGTGCCTTGGGACCCAGCTCAGCCCTCCCCAGAGCATGGAAAGCTCAGCTGGAGGCTGCTTCCAGCTGGGATGTGATGGCAAAGGCGGCCGAGGCGGGTGTTTCTTGGCACTGCAGAGCATTGAGATGAATTTGCAGCTGGGCCCTGACCTCCTGGAGAGATCTGGAGACTTGAAAAGGGAAAGCGTGCGTGCGGCTGGGTAACCCCACAAAACTGGTGAACCCTGCCTGCTCTGGTCTGAGCCAGCCCAAATCCCTGGCATTTTGGGGGATGCTCTGatctccccagctcctctgcttgGCGCTGCTTCTCCCGGCAGGAGAAACCCACCTCCAcgtggcagcaggagcagggaagagaaCGGGTTTGTTTAAAAGAGGCTTTTTGTAGCAAGCCCTCATAAGAGTAGCACGGAAGAAGTGATCTCGTTGAAGGCCTCTGGGACAGCAGCAGTccacagcttgtttttctttttccatgctgaatttgttcagttttggtAGGACCACGCTGCTGGGTTGGGTACTTGGTCTCAGGCCACTCAGCTGGGTGGTTCTGTAAGAACCTGGCCAGGTGTGTGTCCCACTTAGAGGCTGAGCTTTTGTTGAGGTGGAAACTCCTGGAAATGTTCCCTGGCAGTGCCTGAgacccagcagggcaggggggtggcCGTCCCGACCCCACCATCACCCTCCGGACCTCTCCTTGCTGAAGCTCCTGAAGGAGCTGCATGGGCTGGACCAGGACATCGAAATCTTGGAGAAATCCGTTCTCCAGGGGCAATTCTCTTTTGATCTTTGCAACGGGATTGAAAACGGCCTCCACAATGTGTGATTTGCCTCTGTGAGTCTGTGGTAGTCCTCGTCCAGGGGCTAAATCCATCTGCGGTGGCAAAGTCAGCTCCCGTCCCGGCCGTGCCTGAGCCCTGCAGCTTCGAGGACACGGGGTTGTGATGATGGAGCGAGCCAGGAGAGGGGATGCTGGAGGACAGAGCCCCGTAACATCGGCCTCGCAAGCCTCTGGTGAGGGCATCGGGCCTGCTCCTGGGTCTCTGCCTTGTGCATCAGCCCGCGCTGGGGCTGTCTGGGGAGAAACACGCGTGTCCTGGGGAAATGGGAGCACTATCGCGACATGGGTTATGAAGTGCGAGcgcctggggaggctgctgtCGCCAGGGCTGCATTGCCACCTCGTGGTTACGGCTCCTCGGCTGCTCCCGGTGCAAAACCCCCTCGGTTTTTTGaaccctgctctgctttctgctccctCAGGCTGTGGGGTGTAGGGGGGAACGTGCCCCGTTTCCAGCCCAGCGGCGCAGAGGGGTTTGCAGGGCTCTGCATCCCCTCGCCTGGGAGGGAAATGGCAGCTTCTGCCCTCCCCTTTAGGAGAGGGGCTGAGGCTGGTGGAGGTGTCCTGGCTGAGCCACGGCCAAATCCTCTCTTGAAAAAAGCAGTGACAAGTTGCTGGGGACAGTGGGACCCTGGAACAAACAACTGAGGCAGAAGGGTTGGAGCTGAGCTGGGCACAGCACTGCGGACAGGAGATACTCAGCCCTGGGAGGGACAGGGACAATGCCCCCAAGGTGACAGGGGACACGTCCCTGGAATGCGCCAGCTTGTGAGGTCATCTGGGGGAGATGTGTTGTTGGGCCATGCCAAGGGTACCCACAGCACTCATCCTGCTCTTGCTGGTGGCAGGCAGCCGGTGCGAGGACACGGTGGCAGACAACGTGGGACGTCACACCATGAGCCGCATCGCCGCGCTGCTGTCCCTGTCTGAGTGCCGCCAGCTCCAGGGACAACTGGTGGGACCCAAGGAGGACCTGGGGGAGCTCCCGGGGGGCAACAACCGCCCCCGTGGCCCCTGTGCTCTTTGCCACCGTCCTGGCTGCTCGGAAGCCCTGCGGAGCTGGCTGGAGTCGGCAGGAGAGGGGATGTCCTGGGACGTGCTGGTCCGCAGCCTCCACCAAATCGGGCGCCCCGACATAGCCCGGGAGCTGGGGAAAAACCTGAACCAGGACAGGAGCCTGGAGCTGCGCAGGAACGTGGAGGAGTACGGCCGCACCGTGCAGCACCTCACCTCCTCgcggctcctgctgcagggcgAGCAGCCCgctggggcacggggcaggagggCCCTGGCAGGGGGACTGGGAGATTTGGGGGAGCTGCGCTTCGAGAGGCGGCCACCCCCTCCGTACACCCGCAGCCTCCTGGGCTGGGTCAGCTCCGTGGCCTCCGGCATCCTCGGGGGGTTCCTCGCCTCTGTCCTCGTCACCCTGGCTGCTGCCTACTCCTGTCActggctgctgggctcagaCACTGCCTGAAGCAGGGACATCACCCAAACCAGAGCAACTCCCAGAAGGGGCTGGAGAGAAACCAAGCAGCAATAAAGCCTCgtggagaggctgagagctggaggCCAACTCCGTGTGTTCTCCTTGGCTTGTGTGAGCCTCAAGCGTCCTTGGCTTGGGTCCTCTTAGAGCCTCCAGAGCTGTCCACCAGTCCTCCCCAGCGGTGCAGGAGATGTCCCTGGATGCTGGAGTGCCCCATGGCAGGGATGGAGCCTGGCAGAACTCCCTTGGCCATGCCCTGGATGTGCTCTCTGAGCTCCCCATCCTCCTTTCCCTAGTGCCCAGTGGTGCTTCT is a window from the Oxyura jamaicensis isolate SHBP4307 breed ruddy duck chromosome 33, BPBGC_Ojam_1.0, whole genome shotgun sequence genome containing:
- the LOC118155512 gene encoding transmembrane and death domain protein 1-like, which translates into the protein MPRVPTALILLLLVAGSRCEDTVADNVGRHTMSRIAALLSLSECRQLQGQLVGPKEDLGELPGGNNRPRGPCALCHRPGCSEALRSWLESAGEGMSWDVLVRSLHQIGRPDIARELGKNLNQDRSLELRRNVEEYGRTVQHLTSSRLLLQGEQPAGARGRRALAGGLGDLGELRFERRPPPPYTRSLLGWVSSVASGILGGFLASVLVTLAAAYSCHWLLGSDTA